A stretch of DNA from Danio rerio strain Tuebingen ecotype United States chromosome 10, GRCz12tu, whole genome shotgun sequence:
TGCATATTATAAAGGACACTGCAATGAATGCATATTTGAACTAATATGACCCCTTTCTTTATTTCCCCAGAAGTCCCCTGTACACTCAGAGGATGACAGTGAGCTGAAAAGAGACAGAAGCCTGAAGACAGTAAGTTTTTTCGATTCTGTGAGTGTCATATCCGGAGGTCAGAGCAATATGGAGCTTGGAGTTCAGACTGAGACCCAGCAAAGTTACATGAGCAGTGGACAGAATAAAGTGAAGCATGGGGGAGAAGGACTGGACAGCGAAGTTGCCCAGGAAATCCTTTACCTGGATGAGGTCCTTGAGGCCAACTGTTGTGATCCCAGAGCCGAAATGACTTCAAATGGGACAAGTTCCCCTGACACAGAGTCAATTAGAGTTCATGGAACTGGACCATCTGTGCACACTTGTGACACAACGGCCTTAAACCATCATGAAGTTGTTTTAGAAGGGAAAAAGCAGACAACTTTTGTTGATGATAATTACAACACCAAACCTAATGGTCATGCGGCGATGATAGGAAATAATGGCACAAGGTCACCTGAGTCGCCTAGGACGGCAATGAAGAAAGAGGCACGTTTTGAGCTGCGACCATTTCACGAAGAGAAAAAGCCATCGAAACTGTTTGACACCCCAACTGAGAAAGAAATTCGGGTGAAGAAAGTGAGACCCTCAGAAGAGGTCGCAGAGCTAGAGAGGGAAAGGCTGGAACTCATCCGGGGACAGGCAGTCAAGAAAAACCCTGGCATTGCAGCAAAATGGTGGAACCCACCTCAGGAAAAGACACTGGAAGAGGAGCTGGAACCAGAGCAGCTGGAGTCGCTTCGAAAGTATGAGGAGAGGAAGCAAAGGAAACCAGAAACCAACCGTATGCCGCAAGCTGCACCCAGACAGACTACCACCTTCATCCAACCTGAAATAGCAAATAAGGAGGACGTTGTCATGGAAGAGATTGACTTTTCTGCAGCTCGCAAGCAATTTCTGCAGATGGAACAAAGCAAGCATCCCACGGTCCCTAAGAGGAATGTGGCACCACAGCTTTACTCAGCCAAACCTTTCTTCAGGACTCCAGAGGTCACGCATGTAGAGAGGTCGTGCGGTTCTGTCACTGTTGCCAATCAGGAAGGGGTCACATCCTACGATGGAAGTGAAGTTACAACAGTCAAAGCTGAAAAGATTTACTGCTGCTCTGGAGAATCCTTCATACCCACGAAAGATGGATTATCTCAGAACGAGATGAAGGATGATGACTTTACTTGTGCCCGGGCAGTGATGACCATAGTGAAGGATGAGGATGTCGATTTGTGTCAACGTTCTTTCAACAGCTCCCACCACACAGAAGAAATCGACTCTGGGTTGGATGATCTATCACTACGGTCTCAGGACACCACTGTACTTGAGACGCTCTCCAATGACTTCAGTATGGATAACATAAGTGACAGCGGTGCATCAAATGAGACTATGAGTGCCTACTTGGAAAACTCTCTTGGGGAGTACTCTTTTCCCTCAACCCCGATGGCAACTACACCAATCAATGGAAAACACGAAATCAGTATCAAATCTCCAGGGGATCAGATTGGGACTTATCAGGGAGATGGTTTAACAGAAGAAGAGTTGGAATATCATGCTGGTATTCTTGTCCAAAACGCTATCCAGCAAGCCATTGCTCAGCAGAATGACAAATGGGAGCCACTTCAGGCTACACAACATTCGTCCCCCATCACAGAGAGACATGTGGAAAGTGTTCAACCACAACCCCTAGTGGAAAGACCCACTGTCACGCCACCTCCCAAAGTGCCATCCCCCCTACAGGAGAAAGAAACGGCTCCTCAAATAACTATAGCTCAAGCCACCCCAGTAATTCCAATGAACAATTACAAACCTCCCAGTCCGTCTCCTCCACCAAACGAGAAGCCAGAGTTCAGCTACTTCAGTAAGTACTCTGAGGCGGCAGAGCTCAGGAGCACCGCAACCGTCACTCGTGCTCAGGAAACAGAAGTGACCTCAGGGCCGTTCAAGCTGCGCTCACGCAAACAGAGGACCCTGTCCATGATCGAGGAGGAGATTCGAGCAGCACAGGAGCGCGAGGAGGAGTTGAAGAGACAACGGCAGGCGCAAACATTGCACCCACCGCGTGCACAAAAGCTGAAGGCCAGCACTCAGCCAAGCAAGCTGGTCCTCACTGGGAAGACAGCACCAGGTATGAACATTTACGTCAATATGTTTTCAACAACGATGGCgagatcacccaaaaatggagattatgtcagaatttactcactatttacaatTTGAGTTTCGTTCTTCTGCTGAAGACCTTCTGAAGTTGATCTTTGGAAGAAAATTGGAAAATTGTAGTGACCGGGTTCCAATTATCctaaaaatgtcttcttttggaACCAactgaggatgagtaaattgtgagtaaaGCTTCATTTTTTGGTAGAACTATCCCAAAAATAACAGTTGTGTtgcttattattgttaataattgcaAATTAAGATATTTCGGATAAAATCTAAGACCTCCCTGATCTTCCATTGACAGCAATTGTCTCTAGATGTTTAAAGTCCGGAAAAGTaccaaaaacatcctcaaaacagtccatgtgtctataaaaaaattatcaagaaGAATACTTTTTTGCATAcctaaaacaaaaattacaactTTATTCAACACTTTCTTCTCCTCCAGTATAGGACAAGAGTATCCAAAGAGTATCCagagtcctgcatagtttagctccaacttccttcaacacacttgtCTGTAGGTggctagtatacctagaaagaggttgattaactggttcaggtATTTCTGAtaggaactaaactttgcaggacaccggccctccaggacataGTTTGGGTACCCCTGGTACAGGGTATCCAAAGTATACGTGCAACATGCAACACACAAAGACACTCCCTACAGTGAAACTCAGGAAAGTCTttgaaactgttgaataaagtggttatttttgttttatgtgcacattAAGGTCTCTCGTAGCTTGATAATATACTGACTGGATCACTGAAGGCATGTGGTCTGTTTTGTATGGTTgtgtttttggtatttttctggTCCTTGAAACCTTTTTGGGGCTGTTGCTGTCTATGGTGGATGGGAGTGCTCTCGGATTTCATCTTAAATATCTTAATTAGTGTTCTGAAGCTCTaagagtttcccagagatgggttgcggcaggaagggcatcggctgcataaaaacgtgctggataagttgctggttcattccgctgtggtggccccggattaataaagggactaagccgacaagaaaaagaatgaatgaaagatctAAGAGGATTGAAATGACATAAGGTTGAGTAACTTataacagaatcttcatttttgagcAAGGGCAGAGTGACCATAGGGAACACCAGAACATTTCCCGGTGGCCCCATGGTCAATCGGGCCTGGCACTGTGAATCTGGTCTGATCCCCCACTTCATCCCCCCATTTCTCGGTCTTCACTTACCGATCGCTCAAGTGGCCTGGTGTTCAATAACTGTCTCTAGTAAATAAACTGTCCCAGTCCACCCctgtttttgagtgaactaatccATTAAGATGACTTCTTAAGTCGTCCCACAATTAACAGCCCTTCAAGACAAGCCATACATGATGCAAATGAGCTCTCAATCAGATAAAAGCTGCTCTTTGTACAGTTGTTCATAGATGGCAGATTGGTTTCGAGAAAAGTCTAATGCAAGCCAGGCGCTAAAACTGAAGACATTTCTGCCTCTGTAATTTGAGCTTTGTTGTTAATTAGCTGGTGATTGTCAGTCATATAACTGGAATCCTGGAAGTTCACTTCTTAGAGCTGCTTTAGTTTAGATTCTTTGCACGCCGTTGTCCCACAGGACTGCGCCCGCAGTTCAGCCTGAGTTACTTTTGCAAGCTGTGCTTTTTGAAGAGGCTTTAAAGAAAACTGCAGCAAAGACGCTGGGAAGATAGTGCTGTTTTCTACTTCATTAGCTTTACGACAGATGAATAATACTGTGTATTTACTGGGTAACAAATATATTTGCAAGCGTTAGGTATAGTGACAACTAACTATTATAATCTTTAAAACAGGATGCACATTAAAtgaatagtttacccaaaaaaaagtaaattcagtCATTATTCATTAACCCTTCGCTTTTTCAAAACATGCTTGAGTTTCTTTTTCTATTAAACATGAAAGTAGATATTTCGAAAAAAAAGCTGGCTGCTGGCACTCATCGACTACCATAGCATTCTTTCCAACTATGGAAGTCGGTAGTAAACTTACATTCTTCATCTTTTATTgttttcaatagaagaaagaactcataaaggtttaaaaccacatgacgaagaataaattatgacatcatttacattttgggtaaactatgcctttaaatgtttCCATTTGATCAGTTTAAATCCATGGGTAACAGGAGTTTCTCAACGCCACTGTCCCATAGAGGCTTTATTTAGCATGGTGTCATATGCTTAGCAGCACAGTATTTAATGTCATTGTGTCCTGTTCTTCTGGGCAATTGTCCATGTCTCATTTTTGATAATGAGATGTTTGTTTTGTACTGGAGAAGTTTATgtctgccctctagtggtcccaTAGGGAAGTAGACATAAAACCCTTAGTATTTTAtgtctaaaatgtattattttatatataaaaagaaaaactggGTCAGTAAACAAATCTGTTAAGTTatcttaatcgtttttacaaattgaagtagactgaacataaaacatttaggtTGTCCCCTTAAAAacacttaagaattgtgttgattgaAGGGACAGTTAaccctaaaaaaataaacatttatttttatagtcatttatttttgttttaacccTTTAtgatagggctgaacaatatatcgtttcagcatcgatatcgcaatatgtgtttctgcaatagtcacatcgcaggattagattatttatttaagtttaaaagataaagatattattaaatattatttactcattcgttttcctttgccacagcggaatgaacctctattattaaattttattttttttattaatttttatacactaatgaccatgttattttacatttgattgttcaatttctgtaaactgtaaaattaaaaaaagttaaggtaactcaaataaTTTATGGAAACCCATTGCaactttaaaaagtaatccataactgtgagtactgtgaacttaatccatttaattaataaagcaatttgagcacagtaaaacccaataaatgaatagaactcaaaccaactaagtactttaaaacccaaaaagttaaggcaactcaaatcgtttgaggaaaccgattactacaaaccatttgagttaaaaaaaaaactatatataaactctgtatgagtactgtgaacttgtaCTTGTTTTtgcttataatttattataatttatgcagatgcactgcatagaattATGCCAgttgatataaaataataaaatctttccaaatagagctattcaaatcatctggtgaaattatattcatattgcaatatacagttaaagtcagaattattagcccccctttaatttttcttttctttcttaaatattttctaaacgatgtttaacaaagcaaggaaattttctcagtatgtctgatattttttttattatcttattttttttatttcagctagaataaaagcagtttttaatcttttagacaccattttaaggtcaaaattactagttaagcctttaaatgtcactttaagctgtatgaagtgtcttgaaaaatatctagtcacatattatttactgtcatcatggcaaagataaaataaatcagttattagaaatgagttatgttctattatgtttagaaaagtgttgaaaaaaaatctgctctccgttaaacagaaattgaggaaaaaaatacacagggggtctaataattcaggggggctattaattcagacttcaactgtatatcgcagtaaaacaaaaatgcaatgtcagatttttccaatatcgtgcagcccttctTCATGGGTTTCTtactttaattaaacaaaaaaaaaaagcttgtttgaagaaagctggaaacctgtagtcATTGtttatctaaagcaggggtgcctaaacttggtcctggagggccggtgtcctgcatattttagggcctactcacactatgccatctgtaCCGTGCCTAAGCGTGGTTCatttgggctttggcacggtttgcttgtgtgtgagtgcaaaactcgctaaagcccgaaactgaaagcgagacgtgacttttaagggactgtttcatatggatttattaatcaatcttactgtttaATTAACGCAAaatgccgtagtttattaaatacacaaacccctcactgcacgactactgcgcaccttcagcaaacctcctcattcctgcagcacgagggctttgagattgtttatgagcgccaaaagtggtggtTCTGTgcagcgaaatatctgactgcgtgtcaccgcatccctaaggactgtttggcaaaatatctgactgcgagtcaccgcatccctaaggactaagGCGATATAACTGAATaattctccactgtgctgagcgagagcgctcactgaacagcgcagcatcgatgatgtaagcgtgcccaggcctgattgtagtgtgagtgcgggccgtcgggggagaagggaggggggacaagcgtactttggcccggtttgaggcaactaCATAGTGTGAATACAGccttagttccaaccccaattaaacacacctgaaccagctaatcaacttctttccaggcaagtgtgttgaaggaagttagagctaaactacgcaggacagcggccctccagagTTGAAAGTGTCAGCTGTTTAATGCTTAGTTAATTTGCTCTTGTATTTATGCAGTGTAGATAGTTTGTTTATTCAAACTGGCGCGATTTCTCTCAGCTTGCCCTGATTTAAAGGAATGAAGAACAGCATTGTGAGTGTCTACACTGAGTTCTCTGTGCTTCTAGTATCCATACTTGGGTCGTCATCAAGAATGTGTCTAAGACTCTTTCATGTCACTTAATTGATGAGGGATGAAAATCTTGCAGAAAAATACTCAAATTCCCAATGAATGCAGGCTACCTCAGAACTCCTTCGGGATTTgtcattttttgcatttatttttatggaaagtaaaTGCAAAGAATTAAACATTTTGAATCTCTcgattattattttgtattgcaATATTGTTTCTCAGAACTGCTAGTTCTTTGGctttctcgcaattctgacttcatttaaCAATATTAAGTTTACAATTCTAAGTACATACAAGTGTTGGTCATATGAGTATAATATCTTcaaaatgttgatttattttactaattacaGCAGTCCAGTCTTTAGCTCAGGTagtcatgggacgataactgttttcaaggtatacgaaatatggaaaaatcaaggttttaaagccaccaaaattttctgctatactatTCCTTCGgtatatgcaagttttttttttatgtttttgttttaagttttttaggacaacagtatctccagcagaaaatatatcaaaagaaatctgtgtttttgaaaccaataaagacagcagaaatcaatgattcatttgaattaattagcctgatgtttactgctccaaaatattataaatgtttcctaaaataaaacatattgtgttcgaTGGGGGGGTAAAGttcttgttttttacccagatatttaaaaagaacttattttaatcacaataccgtaaaacagtaaaactgtgaaatttttatccaaggttatcacaccaTCAGAATCTTAAACCGGCCCATACCTAAGCCCAGATGAGACGCTTCTGATGCTGTCTGTTGTTCAAGAGTGGCTTGACACAAGGAAATGCGACAGCTGAAACCCATGTCTTGCATACATCTCTAGTGGTTCTTGAAGCACTGACTCCAGCTGCAGTCCACTCTTTGTGAATCCCCCCACATTTTTAAATGGGTTTTGTTTCATAACTCTCTCCAGGGTGTGGCTGTCCCTATTGCTTGTACACTTTTTTCTCGAACATCTTTTTCTTCCCTTTGCCTAATAATGTGTTTGGACACGGCGCTTTGTGAACAGCCAGCCTCTTTTGCAATGAAATTGTGTCTTTCCCTCCTTGTTCAGGGTGTCAATGGTCGTGTATGTCAAAACTGTCAAACAAACCATCTTCCCCATGATTGTGTAGCCTACAGAATTAGACGGAGAGAGACCCTTTAAAGCCCTTTGTGGGTGTTTTAAGTTAATTAGCTGATAAGATGGTAGGCATGTgctagtataagattctgacggtatgataaccttagataaaaatatcccGGTTTTGTGGTATCACgggattactgctttaaaatatgttctttttaaatgtctggataaaatataaaatattttcccctatgaaagcaatatattttattttttgaaagatttaaaatgattttggaacagtaaacaagTCAGATTGACCGTAACACCACATTGGGTGTGCATTGTCATCTAATAATTCAATGGCACATTATCAATTATTTCTTACTTATTACTCCTGgcatatatttttaatgtgttcTGTGAGATATCCGGCGTGATATGGACCTGTAATGTGGTCAAaacctgcctggaactactttaAGTGTTGTATTTTCTACCCACGTGCAGGTAAAATTGAGAAGGTTCGTCCAGCTCCTCCAGCCTCCCCTTGCTCTTCAGACGGAGCTCTGCCGTCGCCTCTGTCTGATCTGGGCAGTGATGATTCTGGAGGAGCTCAGAGACCCAAGAACTTCATGCAGACTTTGATGGAGGACTTCGAGACACACAAAGTCAAGCGCAGGGAGAAAGCCGAGGACAACAGTGTAAGTCTCCTATGGCCAGAATCAATACTGTGTTTGTGAAAGTCATGGGATAGATCGATATGGAATAATTCATTGTCTGTGGTTTCTTCCTGTCTACACTACACATTGTTATCGCTGGTTACGACCAGTCAGATTAAGCGAAGATAAAATCAATCTTTATTTGGAAATAGGCCAATTCTACAAGTCAGACAGTAGAGAGTCGAGTTTTGCAGTTTTTGAATATATTTAGTCGATCTCCGGGTcttgcaggagcacttttagcttagcttagcataaataattgaatcagataagaccattagcatctcactcaaaattttttacaaaaaagtgtTGATAGTTGTCCTATTCAAACATCgactcttttgtagttacattgtgtagttaagaccaacagaaaatgaaagtTGCTGTTTTCTAGGCAGATatagctaggaactatactctcatacTGGTGTTATAACCAAGGAACTATGCTgcagtaccatggctgcagcaggcaccaTACTATGTAGCACTTTTAACTAGTAACCTAGCTGGAGACTACTGCATAATCAGTGTGGTGACCAGGGCCCGGTTGCATGAAAGTCCTTAAGCTAAGAAATCCCTTGGTGATTTAAATCACTAAATTTAATTGATTCAAATGAGTGATTTAATCGCTTAAATCCCTTAGTTTGAAGGTTATGGTTACCcgtatgccgagttcagactgcacgattttcaaagtcACGTCACAGAGGTTTTCCCACTGCATGATGaacatcataataccagccatacatgcAAAGCACAAATAAGGTCTTTCAATTTGGTCACGTCCTTCATCCTTTAACCAATctctgttttttaaatgtttgctcaCTTTTTTGCAATCTGAAGCGCGTCAAATGCACAAAACGCCCAATTTgcgcaacgcaatctcacggcaattcataacgtTTTGAtctagtagctaattcgtatgaatttgtacgatctaattcgtacaatttagtaagtTTTGCTCACCACCCAATGAAGactggggttgggtgccatgcgaATTTCGAATTtgtactaattagccactaaactgacaaaacgtaaaatacttgcgtttgctcgtgagatcaggctgatttgCGCCATAGTTTGTCTAATCCAATCTtagcattgacttcacatgtacaTCATTCGCACTTCATCCTCGTTTGCTTACGGTACAGGCTGTAAAACACCCCGCccccatgtaatgtaatgattgttcGGGCGCTCAAATACAATCACGTCTGCTGCGTATGTGACGTCTATAAATCatgtaaaacatttgcaaactgaaataaatatattttgattataGGGTTTAGAATAAGaggttttatgagattatttacctttttttcgattattttaaatttaatcaaGAATTTCGCAGGATCGCAAAAATTTGCGACTTTTGTTGATTATGTGTTGGATTTGGCTATCGTGAAATcccgaaaaactagggggtctgtaatagagctgtaatcgggccataaaaaatTAGGCCCGATAGGGCCTGAGTCCAACAGAATTCGTCTTGagcccgacaggtacattttgattgacagctttaacCCGTTTGCACCCCTACATGATTCAAATGTGCACAggcacagctcttttgcctttttcaAGTACACTCAACTTAATAGTGTAAAATTGTTGAGTGAACTaatttttttaagtcaacttaattcatttaattgtttgaAGAAGTTGATACAATATCATTTAAAGTTACATGAACAAAGGATTTGTCAACTCCAAAAATTGTTTGTTGTAACAAAAACCTGAAAAAGttacctggttgccttaaatttataAGTTGAATCAACTAAATATAGTTTGTTGAAACAACTAACTAAGACGTTTACACAATTGATCTATAATTAGGAGTTAAATGAACTTAAAGTTTGTTGCAACAATTAACAAAGTTTACAAATTTGACTCACAATTAAGACTTCCGTAATAACATTTTAACTTCAAGAATACATTTTCATTCAAGCAGATGTAAAGATATCaatttaataaattcatattGAAACTCATGTTTATTTTCAATGAAGCAGCTCcagataaacagatttattaGTATTCACTTCGCAAATGTTGACCATCCattcaaaaaaacatttgtagtcAATACATTAGCTTTCACTTGAATTGGCTGAGCTGATTCATCTATGGCTAAAATATCATCACATTGACTTGCATCAGAAACCTGCAGTTCCTCTTTTTCATCTCGTGCTCTGAAAGTGAGAAACCTTCGAGCTCATTTTGGAAAGTGAAAGATGAAGATGtagatttaaaaacacacacacacatccacaccaTCAAAAGCCTATTGAAAGAACACGCTGTTTCATGTCAACCACAGTCTTTCCCCTTTTGCTTTCTCGGATATCAGCAACATTTCTTCTAAAAGCTGTTATTTAGAGAACAAACCATGAAGTGCCTGTGTTTTGCAACTTTGCTGCACTGGCAGTAAAATCACATTCCATTATCATAATGCTGGCAATATAACAACTATTACTTTAAACTTGAGAGGGAATAATAGCATTGTTTTTGGCAAAGTAAACACTTTCCAGTgtgagtaaaataaattaatgacaaTAACGGCGGTTTTATGTTATACTTTTGCCAAGCGAAATATCCAAATGTTATTTAAATCCATCATTAGATGTTTCCTCAAGAACAGACAAAATTATATTTGGCGTCAGATTCAAATATGCTATTCCTCAGGGAGGGGTCTAACCAAAATATTTGAGATTGGGGTGGACCAGAATTAAAAGTTTAAGAACTGATGGCTTGTTCAATTTTGGTTTAATGAACAAACGTAATTTTATATACACAGAAAGCATAATAAATACAAGTAAAGTGTTGACTTTAAAGTTTCAAATAacatttggtgaaataaaatgtcaaaatattcataaaataatgTTCCAATGTCATTCAGCGTAACAGCAAAGTCCCCTTAAGTCAAGGCATTTCACgctgcggccatctttgaaatgcttcTCGGgtagtatgctcaggcattctgtctgaatgggaaaacatcaaattctccacaactgttagccaagcttacgattacattacaggaatcaccaataaaattaaacaacaactgtctcataagtttcatttctaaacattcaaatCAAACTAAATCTGCATTTTTCAGGTTGCCCGAGCTAACGCACATGTGCACTCAAAATGAAACGAGAACACGAGACCAACCTTATTTATGGCCGTGTTACACATGATCATCCTTTGGATAATGCTTTGTCAGATCACGCTGGACTTCTGAAGTAATttacaacttggtcttgatagcGAATCTCCTCCAGATATGACAGCAACATTTGTCAACTCTGG
This window harbors:
- the palm2akap2 gene encoding palm2 and akap2 fusion isoform X2, whose protein sequence is MLVTAAERRRGKPEREEKGEDAAMMGTAILRKDPAYEMAEAELHKERLQALAEKRKRQAEIEDKRRQLDELVLQLQHFKSKAMRERWLLQGTPAALQEEDEDRRKQVEQDELHIKRLEDTIHRLESEICHLENEELQISAKEQVLRERLRETERSIEDLQKSLQNQDGDAVNYNCSQIPGLPELNSQTPVSASGDHQPPRKPALYAMEINVEKDRKTGATKILSASAVSPQDAHQRGVKVYDDGRKVIYEVRSGGSTTMENGTHAWSPGEMNQLMQQVGGKQQPSDGARVTVTPAEPQQTGGQLSAKEPKQDKKQNHSKGYEGEVTETPKASADKPVTMIFMGYHSIEDEEESKKLLGFDGTIKAEIVLIDEDDEKSLREKTVTDISTIDGNAADLVSGRPLSDTTELSSEGKEESSTKELPSTGSEKARSVLLTAENGLYPSATARFSDPQKSPVHSEDDSELKRDRSLKTVSFFDSVSVISGGQSNMELGVQTETQQSYMSSGQNKVKHGGEGLDSEVAQEILYLDEVLEANCCDPRAEMTSNGTSSPDTESIRVHGTGPSVHTCDTTALNHHEVVLEGKKQTTFVDDNYNTKPNGHAAMIGNNGTRSPESPRTAMKKEARFELRPFHEEKKPSKLFDTPTEKEIRVKKVRPSEEVAELERERLELIRGQAVKKNPGIAAKWWNPPQEKTLEEELEPEQLESLRKYEERKQRKPETNRMPQAAPRQTTTFIQPEIANKEDVVMEEIDFSAARKQFLQMEQSKHPTVPKRNVAPQLYSAKPFFRTPEVTHVERSCGSVTVANQEGVTSYDGSEVTTVKAEKIYCCSGESFIPTKDGLSQNEMKDDDFTCARAVMTIVKDEDVDLCQRSFNSSHHTEEIDSGLDDLSLRSQDTTVLETLSNDFSMDNISDSGASNETMSAYLENSLGEYSFPSTPMATTPINGKHEISIKSPGDQIGTYQGDGLTEEELEYHAGILVQNAIQQAIAQQNDKWEPLQATQHSSPITERHVESVQPQPLVERPTVTPPPKVPSPLQEKETAPQITIAQATPVIPMNNYKPPSPSPPPNEKPEFSYFSKYSEAAELRSTATVTRAQETEVTSGPFKLRSRKQRTLSMIEEEIRAAQEREEELKRQRQAQTLHPPRAQKLKASTQPSKLVLTGKTAPGKIEKVRPAPPASPCSSDGALPSPLSDLGSDDSGGAQRPKNFMQTLMEDFETHKVKRREKAEDNSVLEATRVTRRKSNMAVRWEAGIYANQEDAEEEEEEEEE
- the palm2akap2 gene encoding palm2 and akap2 fusion isoform X9, which produces MLKYTAPWQVLCLTLEKSAKKSPVHSEDDSELKRDRSLKTVSFFDSVSVISGGQSNMELGVQTETQQSYMSSGQNKVKHGGEGLDSEVAQEILYLDEVLEANCCDPRAEMTSNGTSSPDTESIRVHGTGPSVHTCDTTALNHHEVVLEGKKQTTFVDDNYNTKPNGHAAMIGNNGTRSPESPRTAMKKEARFELRPFHEEKKPSKLFDTPTEKEIRVKKVRPSEEVAELERERLELIRGQAVKKNPGIAAKWWNPPQEKTLEEELEPEQLESLRKYEERKQRKPETNRMPQAAPRQTTTFIQPEIANKEDVVMEEIDFSAARKQFLQMEQSKHPTVPKRNVAPQLYSAKPFFRTPEVTHVERSCGSVTVANQEGVTSYDGSEVTTVKAEKIYCCSGESFIPTKDGLSQNEMKDDDFTCARAVMTIVKDEDVDLCQRSFNSSHHTEEIDSGLDDLSLRSQDTTVLETLSNDFSMDNISDSGASNETMSAYLENSLGEYSFPSTPMATTPINGKHEISIKSPGDQIGTYQGDGLTEEELEYHAGILVQNAIQQAIAQQNDKWEPLQATQHSSPITERHVESVQPQPLVERPTVTPPPKVPSPLQEKETAPQITIAQATPVIPMNNYKPPSPSPPPNEKPEFSYFSKYSEAAELRSTATVTRAQETEVTSGPFKLRSRKQRTLSMIEEEIRAAQEREEELKRQRQAQTLHPPRAQKLKASTQPSKLVLTGKTAPGKIEKVRPAPPASPCSSDGALPSPLSDLGSDDSGGAQRPKNFMQTLMEDFETHKVKRREKAEDNSFVHSVTSEVLEATRVTRRKSNMAVRWEAGIYANQEDAEEEEEEEEE
- the palm2akap2 gene encoding palm2 and akap2 fusion isoform X15; this translates as MKKKSPVHSEDDSELKRDRSLKTVSFFDSVSVISGGQSNMELGVQTETQQSYMSSGQNKVKHGGEGLDSEVAQEILYLDEVLEANCCDPRAEMTSNGTSSPDTESIRVHGTGPSVHTCDTTALNHHEVVLEGKKQTTFVDDNYNTKPNGHAAMIGNNGTRSPESPRTAMKKEARFELRPFHEEKKPSKLFDTPTEKEIRVKKVRPSEEVAELERERLELIRGQAVKKNPGIAAKWWNPPQEKTLEEELEPEQLESLRKYEERKQRKPETNRMPQAAPRQTTTFIQPEIANKEDVVMEEIDFSAARKQFLQMEQSKHPTVPKRNVAPQLYSAKPFFRTPEVTHVERSCGSVTVANQEGVTSYDGSEVTTVKAEKIYCCSGESFIPTKDGLSQNEMKDDDFTCARAVMTIVKDEDVDLCQRSFNSSHHTEEIDSGLDDLSLRSQDTTVLETLSNDFSMDNISDSGASNETMSAYLENSLGEYSFPSTPMATTPINGKHEISIKSPGDQIGTYQGDGLTEEELEYHAGILVQNAIQQAIAQQNDKWEPLQATQHSSPITERHVESVQPQPLVERPTVTPPPKVPSPLQEKETAPQITIAQATPVIPMNNYKPPSPSPPPNEKPEFSYFSKYSEAAELRSTATVTRAQETEVTSGPFKLRSRKQRTLSMIEEEIRAAQEREEELKRQRQAQTLHPPRAQKLKASTQPSKLVLTGKTAPGKIEKVRPAPPASPCSSDGALPSPLSDLGSDDSGGAQRPKNFMQTLMEDFETHKVKRREKAEDNSVLEATRVTRRKSNMAVRWEAGIYANQEDAEEEEEEEEE